In Opitutaceae bacterium, the sequence GCCGACGACGTGATCACCACCGACGACGGTTTCGAGGTGCGCTGCGACGTTCACGTTTTCGACAAGGTGCTGCACGCGCTGGATCACGCGGGCATAAAAACGGTGAGCGCCGAAATGGCGTACATCCCCAACAGCACTGTCCCTGTGGATGCAAGACTGGCAGAGTCCGTCGAGAAGCTGCACGACGCGCTCGACGAGCACGACGACGTGCAGCAGATTTTCTCCAACGAGGAGAGCGGCTGACCGGCCGCGTCAGCCATGACCGACGACGAAAGCCAGAACAGCACGCTGCTTCGAACGCACGCCAGTGTGGGCGTCGTCGTGCCCCGCGACTACACATCGACCGAGCCCTTCGTCTTCGAAAGCGGCCAATCGCTGCCCGGCTTCACGCTTCGCTACGAAACTTACGGCACACTCAACGCAGAACGCAGCAATGCGGTTCTGATCTGTCACGCTCTCAGCGGCGACCACCATTGCGCCGGTGTGCACTCACCGGCCGACCGCAAGCCAGGCTGGTGGAACAATCTCATCGGCCCGGGAAAGCCGGTGGACACCAACCGCTTTTTCGTCCTCTGCGCCAACGTCATCGGCGGCTGCCAGGGCTCCACCGGACCGCTGTCGATCGATCCCGACACCGGCAAACCCTACGGCATGCGTTTTCCCTTCGTGACGATTCGCGACATGGTGCGCACCCAGAAACGCTGGCTGGACGGAATCGGAGTGCCGTCAATTCACGCCGTCATCGGAGGATCGATGGGCGGCATGCTCGCGCTGCAATGGGCCGTGGAATTCCCCGGCCTGGTCAACCGGGTCATTGTCATGGCCACAACCGCCCGGGAGAGCGCCCAGGGCATCGCCTTCAACGAGGTCGGACGCCAGGCCATCATGCAGGATCCCGCCTGGAACCAGGGAGATTATCCGGGAAACGGCGGCCCGCGCGTCGGCCTGGCGATCGCCCGCATGATGGCACACATCACCTATCTCAGCGACGCCGGTCTCGACCGGAAATTCGGCCGCAGACGCCGCCATCGTCACACGCCGCGGATTCCTGCCACTGTCGCAGCACCCGATGCCACCGCGATCGGAGCCGGGGAGCCCGAAGCGGACTCCAGCGCGCAGGATCCAGCCTCGGCGGCTGATTTCGAATTCGAGATCGAAAGCTACCTGCGCCACCAGGGGCAGAGCTTCATCAACCGGTTTGACGCGAATTCGTACCTCTGCATCACGCGCGCCATCGATCATTTCGATCTGGCTCCCGGCGACGTCACCCTCGAGCAGGCGTTTGCACCAGTCCAGGCGGAAACCCTCGTCATCGGCTTCACGAGCGACTGGCTGTTTCCTCCCGAGCAGAATCGGGAGATCGCCCTCGCGCTCCTGCGCGCGGGAAAGAAAGCGAACTATGCCGAGCTCAACACCGATCTCGGACACGATTCCTTTCTGCTCGAGTCGCCCCAGCTCTACAACCTCGTTCGGAGTTTCCTCGAATAACACCCGCACCTTGGGGGGACGGCCGCGCTTCATTGCCGTCATCGAGGCGTCATCGAAATCCCAATCCAGCGTGGCGGCCAATCCGCGCTTGAGCAGACAGGGCGACCCTGTTGAATGCCTGTCCCCATGCTTTCGCGACTCCGTTCAGCCATCCGCTTTCAGGAAAGCGGCCTGCTGGTCATAATTCTGGTCCTGGGAATCCTGCTGACAATATTCAGCGGAACCGTCCGCACCCCGGAGTTCAGGATCGCCGACGACGGCACACGGGAACGGGTGTTCACGGTGGACAAGAATGGCGAGCGCGTCCCGTCATTCGTGGAGCGCAACAAGTTTCTAAACGCCCAGAACCTTGCGCAGCTCGCCAAGGACACCAGCTTCATCGCGATCATGGCGGTCGGCATGGCATTGGTGATCATTTCCGGCGGGATCGATCTTTCCGTCGGATCCATCTACGCTCTTGCCTCGGTCACGGGTGCCTTGGTGATGCATGCCTACGGCGCCGATGGGTCACATCCCGATTCACCCGGCCTCGGCATTTTTCTGGGCGTGGCCACCTGCCTGGGCGTGGCGGCGCTTTGCGGTCTGCTCAATGGCGGACTCACCGTGGCTCTTCGGGTGCACCCTTTCATCATAACTCTCGGCTCCATGGCGATTCTGCGCGGGGTGGCTTTTGTGGCCACAAAGGGACAGTCCGTCGGCAGCTTTCCTTCCGGCTTCCGCGACTTCGTTCGTTTTGAACCCGGGCAAAACATCAGCATCACTCCCCTCGCTGTGATGGTCCTGGTGACCATCCTCGGCTGGCTCTTTCTCTCCCGACTCACCGCCGGTCGGCGTGTCTATGCCATCGGTGGAAACGAACTCGCGTCGCAATTCAGCGGCATACGGGTGAACCGCGTGAAACTCGGTGTCTATCTGTTCTCCGGGCTTTCCGCGGGCGTCGCCGCACTCCTGTCCCTGGGCTACTACGGCGCGGCAACATCCGGCGACGGCCAGGGCTACGAGCTCAATGTCATCGCGGCAGCGGTCGTGGGCGGCGCAAGCCTGACGGGGGGCCGCGGCACGGCGCTCGG encodes:
- a CDS encoding homoserine O-acetyltransferase, translating into MTDDESQNSTLLRTHASVGVVVPRDYTSTEPFVFESGQSLPGFTLRYETYGTLNAERSNAVLICHALSGDHHCAGVHSPADRKPGWWNNLIGPGKPVDTNRFFVLCANVIGGCQGSTGPLSIDPDTGKPYGMRFPFVTIRDMVRTQKRWLDGIGVPSIHAVIGGSMGGMLALQWAVEFPGLVNRVIVMATTARESAQGIAFNEVGRQAIMQDPAWNQGDYPGNGGPRVGLAIARMMAHITYLSDAGLDRKFGRRRRHRHTPRIPATVAAPDATAIGAGEPEADSSAQDPASAADFEFEIESYLRHQGQSFINRFDANSYLCITRAIDHFDLAPGDVTLEQAFAPVQAETLVIGFTSDWLFPPEQNREIALALLRAGKKANYAELNTDLGHDSFLLESPQLYNLVRSFLE
- a CDS encoding ABC transporter permease; protein product: MLSRLRSAIRFQESGLLVIILVLGILLTIFSGTVRTPEFRIADDGTRERVFTVDKNGERVPSFVERNKFLNAQNLAQLAKDTSFIAIMAVGMALVIISGGIDLSVGSIYALASVTGALVMHAYGADGSHPDSPGLGIFLGVATCLGVAALCGLLNGGLTVALRVHPFIITLGSMAILRGVAFVATKGQSVGSFPSGFRDFVRFEPGQNISITPLAVMVLVTILGWLFLSRLTAGRRVYAIGGNELASQFSGIRVNRVKLGVYLFSGLSAGVAALLSLGYYGAATSGDGQGYELNVIAAAVVGGASLTGGRGTALGVVLGALIIQMISSGIVILGIDQNYSQIIIGTVVIAAVVLDNLTIWLQRRRTLRTSN